From Oryzias latipes chromosome 3, ASM223467v1:
atccatccatccacccatacatccatccatccacccacccatccaaccatccatccatccacccatccatccacccacccacccatccacccacccatacatccacccacccatacatccaaccatccatccatccatccatccatccacccacccacccatccacccacccatccatccatccatccacccatccatccacccacccacccatccaaccatccatccatccatccatccacccatccatccacccatccatccacccacccacccatccaaccatccatccatccatccatccatccacccacccacccacccatccatccatccatccacccatccatccacccacccacccatccaaccatccatccatccatccatccatccacccatccatccacccatccatccacccacccacccatccacccatccatccatccatccatccacccatccaaccatccatccatccatccatccacccatccatccacccacccacccatccacccacccatacatccacccacccacccatccacccatccatccacctacccacccatccacccacccatccatccacccacccacccatccatccatccattcagaaTGAGCTAATTCAAGCTTCCATAATTGTTTCTGATGCTTATCTTGACACGCGCCGCTGTTACACTGACAcgtgttttcttccttttttatattcACAGGTTGATGACATTAAAGCTGCTGTGGCGGACATGAAAGCTAAGAACATCAGGACTCTGTCAGCAGAGCCTCGTATCGGCGCTCACGGGAAGCCTGTCATGTTTCTTCATCCTAAAGACTGTGATGGTGTGCTGGTTGAGCTCGAAGAAGCATAAGCATCTGTGCCTGGAACCAGGAGAAAACCTCCATTTACATGTATATATTCCACTAATGTGCATTGTTCCTTCTAACACTTCTCatttcacttccttttttttttcttcttctcatattctcattcatattttcattttgtatttaaaaaaaatcgacACTCAAAGCCCACATGGacgtacaaaaacacaaacagtagGCAGACAGGTTTTCCAtcattttaaactaaatgtCTTATGATGTTCCCAAGCTTCCAACAAAAAATTTGCCCTTCTAaattgttggaaaaataaacacatacataaacacattaaacttcaaaaaaaatgtttcaatctgTCTTCATCTGACATATCAAacaagaataaacaaaaatgaaccaGAAAACAGTTCACTTCTCAGATCGTGATGGtggaacaataaaacaaaaaaatattttttttgcatttttgtgtttgcaaagGGAGCAtctgtttaaattttaaaatgttgtctcaagataatgtttgatttttgtgtAAATAGCAGTAAAGATTCTATTTTGAGCATCAACTTGTGAGGATTCTTTTATCTCTAGTTTTAGCTGTTCCAGTCttcagaaaagtttaaaaagggtTACTTTGTGtctaattcataaaaaaataactcattgaaATTTCCCTCtctaaaatgtgtgtgtgggggggtgaaTGATAAGACCATCTCAAGATATCAGTGCAAAACATACTTACTTAAAGATCGCAGTGTTTCTAGTGAATGTGTATTCATTTTAGCAAAGTAACTTTCTGCAGACTCTACTGAAGAGGAAGGACCGGCAGTCGACAGGCCTGCAGAGGATGTGGAGCCTccctccaaaaacaaaagaagtgtaATCGCGCTCTGGAAACGCAATTCTGTAAAGAGGGAAACCgtcacaaaatgttttgttactCTGTGTCCTCCATGCTGGAAACTTTTAGGCATTCTGAGAATGGCCACATAACACAACTGTTAAAAAACGTATGAGTCACAACATTTCTGGAATGTTTCACTCGactggaaaacaaaaggaagagCTTTCTAAATCATCCAAACTTTTCCGATACAAGCTTGTTACTGTGCTTTGATGTAGCATTGGAAATATATTTGAAACAAACATCAGGTGACAcacttttatgaaataaaatgattgtAAATGACACTAAATTAAACCAGTTATTTAAGGTAGACATAAAGCTGATTATCCTATTTCAAGGTCACCATTAGGGGAGAGTTGGGGGGAGCCTTGACATTTAGGGAAGCCTTTACAGCTTTCTGTTTGTTAGAATAAAGGgcaaaataaaatgccccaaaaCATCTGTTTGACACACTGGGGAATTGAATTGACAGGTGGGTGTTATGTAATAATTTCACTTCCCTTCAAACATTTGTCTCTTTTGGAAAAAcccaaattattttgttttttgtcttaaacCTGTGTTTGGTTGTGGTGTTGTGCTTTAAGTTGAAGTGCCTTTTAGGTTAAAAAACTTTAGTCGGATTagataaaaaattatttttgacatttggCCACTAGGAAAACCTCtcattacaaatatttttagcaGCATTAAAAACTTTAACGCTTTAAAAACCCTCATCTTGTGCTTCTTTATAGCTTTATTCAGATCCATTTTCTAGTTCAGCAAAGGCTTCAAATATGAGTCACTGCAAAACTTTGAACCATTTTGTTGTAGATTTACAGATGTTTGCCATTGGTGGTTACTGCATGATGGCATGAAGGGCAGCTTTCAGGTGTTTAGTCATCTAAATGACAATGAAGCAGCTTCTGTTGCGTTGAAACAATGGCAGACGTGAACCCTGACAGAATTACATTTTCTGAGGCCTGAGGAGCTTCTTTGATAGAGAACGTATTTGCTGTTTTCATGGAACAGTGTTAACACACTGAATGTTCCagcaatccatccatcttctgaacctcCTACATCATTTTCAGGGAGGTGAGGTGGGAGTCTATCCCAGGTCCAGTGTGAACCCGGCTTTTGGCCCAAACAGCTGGGATAAGCTCTGATCTATGTCCTTCTGAACAATATTGAATTTAAAGTTCATGCCACTAAAACTTCCACTGCAGCAAAAGTCCTTTTAGCTTGTTTAACTGACTTTCATGCAGATACTCTCAAGCTACATTTGAAAATGGgaagaaaaggttcagaacTTCTGCTTTTCTGTGAGGAACATCAGCTAATCACGTCACCTGTCCTTTGAGCAAACACACTGAAACCCGTTTCGACTAGTCATTTGGAGAACAGGTGATGTTTAAGCTCTACCACAGCCTTGCTGGGAACCATATTTTCAATCTGCGCACATTTGCACACTAATTGCAGGTTGACTATAGCAATTACACTGCTCTGCAAGTTTTGTGTAGAGAAACAAAACCACACAGGATACTGAGAATCTTCTCATGCATTAGTCTACAACTAAAGATAAGCTTTAACATTTGACTGCATTGACTGGAAATTAGGTTTGAGAAATCGAAATCAAACTGAGTTTATTCCAGCACCTGAACCCGAGTTGAAATGCtccatttgaaaataaaatgaaacacaattcAGAGGGGTTGGATTTATTGAGATTAAGAAACAACTCTCGGCACAATACAGCAAATATGCAGCAATGACAAGGTGATGACAAACAAGATCTTCAATGCTACTACTCCATTAGTGTGGCAACGTGGATGGAACACAAATACCATTTAGAAAAGGTCAAACTACCCATCATGCAGAtaacagatctttttttaatagtatGGAAGCaagatataaaaatacatttgcagAAGCAGGTGTGCAAGTCATCTGGACAGATTTAGCTGCATTCTTCACCAAGAGTATGTTTGTCAAACAGGTACTCTGCCATGCCGTTCTGGGGAGCACCCATACGGCGCAGGTTGGTCACCCAGTCTCCCAGCTCCTTTATGGACTTCACCTGCTCGTCAAGGTAGTGCGTCTCGATGAAGTCACACAGCTGAAAGGAGAAAAGGAAATTTAGCAATACACACAGACAAGAACGTTTTTACAAAGACTAAAGCCCACCAAGACTGCCTGATAAACTTTTATGTAGTAAACCATGCACCTCAGAAGGTCCAAAGTACCATCTACTAGAGGTGCAATCAGATAAGAGGGTTTTTATTCTCTTCCTGTGATGATCAAGCTGCTGTGTACTCACATGTGGGTCATTGCGTTCAGAGCAGAGTTTGTGCATGTCCAGCAGTGACTGGTTCACGTTCTTCTCAAGCTGCAGGGCACATTCAAGAGCCTCCAAGCCATTGCCCCACTCATCTCTGTCTGGCTTCTGTAGACAAAAAGACAAGTCcgggtttaaaacaaaattaagaccTTAAAATCTTTGAAATTTACCGTTTAACGTTTTACTGAACCGCAGCGGGTGGTGCTTGCATGTTTAGACAAGATAAGCTGTGCATCCCCACAGACGCCCACAGCATGGTTTGACCCTCCCAATACAATCTCAACCAAATATCTGTAGCGCATCACCAGAAGCCCTACCTTGATGTCCTGAAGAAAGATCCTTCCCCCTCTCTGGTTCTGTAGTTTCATCAACTTCTCAGCGTGCTCATGCTCCTCGTGAGACTGCTTGCGGAAGAACTTGGCAAAATTATGCAACGCCTGGTCATCACGGTCAAAGTAGTACCCCTTAATGAGAAACAAAAGAACAGCGTCAAAAATACCGGAAGCCAGGTGTGTTAGAAAACCACCACTAgtttaaggggggggggacttggGTTGTTCCTCTTTTAGCTACCACCTGGATTTTATCAAACAGTTGGCCGTTTCGGTCATTTCCCCCTCTAGGTTCTTACCATGGACAGGTAGACATAGGAGGCATACAGCTCCAGATTGATCTGCCTGTTGATTGCAGCCTCGCAGTCCTGGTGGA
This genomic window contains:
- the LOC101169025 gene encoding ferritin, heavy subunit, with translation MSSQVRHNFHQDCEAAINRQINLELYASYVYLSMGYYFDRDDQALHNFAKFFRKQSHEEHEHAEKLMKLQNQRGGRIFLQDIKKPDRDEWGNGLEALECALQLEKNVNQSLLDMHKLCSERNDPHLCDFIETHYLDEQVKSIKELGDWVTNLRRMGAPQNGMAEYLFDKHTLGEECS